In Azospirillum ramasamyi, the following are encoded in one genomic region:
- a CDS encoding serine/threonine transporter, with the protein MDMVSISTESTRLGNPPLPWTKHDTMWMLGLFGTAIGAGTLFLPINAGIGGFWPLAVMAVIAFPMTYLAHRGLCRFILSSSKPGSDITEVVAEHFGTTAGKFITLLYFFTILPILLIYGVGLTNTVESLMVNQLGMVPPPRILLSLGLILGLMGVIKLGEQMVVRVMGWLVYPFVFVLLGIGLYLAPDWNGAILEQTPTVGQFSLTLWLSIPALVFSFNHSPAISRFVVAQQNQYGEDAEAQTTRIEKYAVVMMVLVVMFFVFSCVFALSPQDLAEAKAQNISILSYLGNKFDNPLMAVLTPLVAFVAITKSFFGHYLGAREGLNGLISQQLRSQGKSVNEKAINRFSALFMVAAVWIAATLNPSILGMIETLCGPIIAALLFIMPMYAIRKVPAMRKYAGQPGNVVVLFIGSVAMSAILYSLLSL; encoded by the coding sequence AACGGAATCCACGAGGCTCGGCAATCCGCCACTTCCGTGGACCAAGCATGATACCATGTGGATGCTTGGGCTCTTCGGAACGGCTATTGGCGCAGGCACGCTCTTTCTTCCCATCAACGCCGGTATCGGCGGTTTCTGGCCGCTGGCGGTGATGGCGGTCATCGCCTTCCCGATGACCTATCTCGCCCACCGGGGCCTCTGCCGCTTCATCCTGTCCTCATCAAAGCCCGGCAGCGACATCACCGAAGTGGTGGCCGAGCATTTCGGCACCACCGCCGGCAAGTTCATCACCCTGCTGTACTTCTTCACCATCCTGCCGATCCTGCTGATCTACGGCGTCGGCCTGACCAACACGGTCGAAAGCCTGATGGTGAATCAGCTGGGCATGGTGCCGCCGCCGCGCATCCTGCTGTCTCTGGGCCTGATCCTCGGCCTGATGGGCGTGATCAAGCTGGGCGAGCAGATGGTCGTGCGGGTCATGGGCTGGCTGGTCTATCCCTTCGTCTTCGTCCTGCTGGGCATCGGCCTGTATCTCGCCCCCGACTGGAACGGCGCGATCCTCGAGCAGACCCCGACCGTCGGCCAGTTCAGCCTGACCCTGTGGCTCAGCATCCCGGCCCTGGTGTTCTCCTTCAACCACTCCCCCGCCATCTCCCGCTTCGTCGTCGCCCAGCAGAACCAGTATGGTGAGGATGCCGAGGCCCAGACCACCCGCATCGAAAAGTACGCGGTCGTCATGATGGTCCTGGTTGTCATGTTCTTCGTGTTCAGCTGCGTCTTCGCCCTGAGCCCGCAGGACCTGGCCGAAGCGAAGGCCCAGAACATCTCGATCCTGTCCTACCTCGGCAACAAGTTCGACAACCCGCTGATGGCCGTCCTGACGCCGCTCGTGGCCTTCGTGGCGATCACCAAGTCCTTCTTCGGCCACTATCTCGGCGCCCGTGAAGGTCTGAACGGTCTGATCTCCCAGCAGCTGCGCAGCCAGGGCAAGTCGGTCAACGAAAAGGCAATCAACCGCTTCAGCGCCCTGTTCATGGTCGCCGCCGTCTGGATCGCCGCCACCCTGAACCCCAGCATCCTGGGCATGATCGAAACCCTCTGCGGTCCCATCATCGCCGCCCTGCTCTTCATCATGCCGATGTACGCGATCCGTAAGGTGCCTGCCATGCGCAAGTACGCCGGTCAGCCGGGCAACGTGGTGGTGCTCTTCATCGGCAGCGTGGCGATGTCCGCCATCCTCTACTCCCTGCTCAGCCTCTGA
- a CDS encoding L-serine ammonia-lyase, whose translation MISMFDLYKVGIGPSSSHTVGPMRAAKQFVDALRSCGGFEATTRVAVDIYGSLALTGKGHHTDVALMLGLAGNLPDTVAIDTIPAFLQHVRNSHTLPLGQEGKPIDFPPTAITFHRSNLPRHENGMTIQAFDGDRLLLGKIYYSIGGGFVVEDENFGKQSTDEVEVPYPYASAAELLDHCRKTGLSFSGLVLQNELSLHSNQEIRDYFTNIWQTMRDCMERGMTTEGVLPGPMRVPRRAAALRRQLASSEALSRDPMNVVDWVNMFAFAVNEENAAGGRVVTAPTNGACGIVPAVLAYYHNFIKPVDEDACIRFFLASAAIGALYKQNASISGAEVGCQGEVGVACSMAAGGLADLMGGSPEQVCIAAEIAMEHNLGLTCDPVGGQVQIPCIERNAMGAMKAINATRMALHRTSEPLVSLDKVIETMFETGKDMDPKYRETSCGGLALKVVAQPSQQTQEAESINWAA comes from the coding sequence ATGATCAGCATGTTCGATCTCTACAAGGTCGGTATCGGCCCCTCCAGCTCGCACACGGTGGGACCGATGAGGGCCGCCAAGCAGTTCGTGGACGCCCTTCGGTCCTGCGGCGGTTTCGAGGCCACCACCCGCGTCGCGGTGGACATCTACGGTTCGCTGGCGCTGACCGGCAAAGGCCACCACACCGACGTCGCCCTCATGCTGGGCCTCGCCGGGAACCTGCCGGACACCGTCGCCATCGACACGATCCCCGCCTTCCTCCAGCATGTGCGCAACTCGCACACCCTGCCGCTGGGCCAGGAGGGCAAGCCGATCGACTTCCCGCCGACGGCCATCACCTTCCACCGGTCAAACCTGCCCCGGCACGAGAACGGCATGACGATCCAGGCCTTCGACGGCGACCGGCTGCTTCTGGGCAAGATCTATTATTCGATCGGCGGCGGCTTCGTCGTAGAGGACGAGAATTTCGGCAAGCAGAGCACCGACGAGGTGGAGGTTCCCTATCCCTACGCCTCGGCCGCCGAACTGCTGGACCACTGCCGGAAGACCGGCCTGTCATTCTCCGGCCTGGTCCTCCAGAACGAGCTGAGCCTGCACAGCAACCAGGAGATCCGCGACTATTTCACCAACATCTGGCAGACGATGCGCGACTGCATGGAACGCGGCATGACGACCGAAGGCGTGCTGCCCGGTCCGATGCGGGTTCCGCGCCGGGCCGCCGCCCTGCGCCGCCAGCTGGCCTCGTCGGAAGCTCTGTCGCGCGACCCGATGAACGTGGTCGATTGGGTCAACATGTTCGCCTTCGCGGTGAATGAGGAGAATGCGGCGGGCGGCCGCGTCGTCACCGCGCCGACCAACGGGGCCTGCGGCATCGTCCCGGCGGTGCTCGCCTACTACCACAACTTCATCAAGCCGGTGGACGAGGACGCCTGCATCCGCTTCTTCCTGGCCTCCGCCGCCATCGGCGCGCTTTACAAGCAGAACGCCTCCATCTCGGGTGCCGAGGTCGGCTGCCAGGGCGAGGTCGGCGTCGCCTGCTCGATGGCCGCCGGCGGTCTTGCCGACCTGATGGGCGGCAGCCCCGAACAGGTGTGCATCGCCGCCGAGATCGCGATGGAGCACAACCTCGGCCTGACCTGCGACCCGGTCGGCGGGCAGGTGCAGATCCCCTGCATCGAGCGCAACGCCATGGGCGCCATGAAGGCGATCAACGCGACCCGCATGGCCCTGCACCGGACCAGCGAGCCGCTGGTGTCGCTCGACAAGGTCATCGAGACGATGTTCGAGACCGGCAAGGACATGGACCCGAAATACCGGGAAACCTCCTGCGGCGGTCTGGCGCTCAAGGTGGTCGCGCAGCCCTCACAGCAGACCCAGGAGGCCGAAAGCATCAACTGGGCGGCCTGA
- a CDS encoding M20/M25/M40 family metallo-hydrolase, with the protein MQAGADSPSADTLAAKHSSANYKEFVEFLALPNDAVVPADIQKNVAWLEQAFQKRGFQTRQLPNDGKPMLYAELPGADPAKKTILFYAHLDGQSVTPQQWKQKSPWDAALKQKTDKGEWETIPLEKLYGEQVDPDWRLFARSSSDDKGPIMMLLTAIDALKETGKSPSVNVKVILDSEEEKGSPTLGEVIRQNSDLLKSDALLVLDGPMHQSNRPTLVFGNRGIAQATLTVFGAKQGLHSGHFGNYAANPAMRLAQLLASMKDETGRVTIPGYYESVKIDAAAEKIMAAVPDDETALRKRLGIAEAEKVGKNYQEALQYPSLNIRGMAAADVGAKARTIIPEAAVAELDLRTVPETPPEQLIGMLKKHIEAQGYHLVQGTPTDEERAKYDKLASLDSEKVSASSSAARTDMQSPVGEWLYRSYKATYGEEPVRIRMMGGTVPTGAAVEALKVPFVIVPLVNADNNQHSFDENLRIGNFVSGVKGLIGLLQQPF; encoded by the coding sequence ATGCAGGCCGGCGCGGACTCTCCGTCCGCCGATACGCTCGCGGCGAAGCACTCTTCTGCGAATTACAAGGAATTCGTCGAGTTTCTGGCGCTTCCCAACGACGCTGTTGTTCCCGCCGACATTCAGAAGAACGTCGCATGGCTGGAGCAGGCGTTCCAGAAGCGGGGCTTCCAGACGCGGCAGCTGCCGAACGACGGCAAGCCGATGCTGTATGCGGAACTGCCCGGCGCCGATCCCGCCAAGAAGACCATCCTGTTCTACGCGCATCTGGACGGCCAGTCCGTCACTCCGCAGCAGTGGAAGCAGAAAAGCCCCTGGGACGCGGCGCTGAAGCAGAAGACCGACAAGGGCGAGTGGGAAACGATCCCGCTGGAGAAGCTCTACGGCGAGCAGGTCGACCCGGATTGGCGGCTGTTCGCGCGGTCGTCGTCTGACGACAAGGGGCCGATCATGATGCTGCTGACGGCCATCGACGCCCTGAAGGAGACGGGCAAGTCGCCCAGCGTCAACGTCAAGGTCATCCTGGATTCCGAAGAGGAGAAGGGATCGCCGACGCTGGGCGAGGTCATCCGGCAGAATTCCGACCTGCTCAAGAGCGATGCGCTGCTGGTGCTGGACGGCCCCATGCACCAGAGCAACAGGCCGACGCTGGTCTTCGGCAACCGGGGCATCGCCCAGGCGACCCTGACCGTCTTCGGTGCCAAGCAGGGCCTGCACAGCGGCCATTTCGGCAACTACGCCGCCAACCCGGCGATGCGGCTGGCGCAGCTGCTGGCGTCCATGAAGGACGAGACCGGGCGCGTGACCATTCCCGGCTACTATGAGTCCGTGAAGATCGACGCCGCGGCGGAGAAGATCATGGCCGCCGTTCCCGACGACGAGACCGCGCTGCGCAAGCGCCTGGGCATCGCCGAAGCCGAGAAGGTCGGCAAGAACTACCAGGAGGCGCTGCAGTACCCGTCGCTCAACATCCGCGGCATGGCAGCCGCCGACGTGGGCGCCAAGGCCCGCACGATCATCCCGGAAGCCGCCGTGGCCGAACTTGACCTGCGCACGGTTCCGGAAACCCCGCCGGAACAGCTGATCGGCATGCTGAAGAAGCACATCGAGGCGCAGGGCTATCATCTGGTCCAGGGCACCCCGACGGACGAGGAGCGGGCGAAATACGACAAGCTCGCCTCCCTGGATTCGGAAAAGGTTTCCGCCTCCAGCTCGGCGGCGCGCACCGACATGCAATCCCCGGTCGGCGAGTGGCTGTACCGCTCCTACAAGGCGACCTACGGCGAGGAGCCGGTGCGCATCCGCATGATGGGCGGCACGGTGCCCACCGGTGCGGCGGTCGAGGCGCTGAAGGTGCCCTTCGTGATCGTCCCGCTGGTGAATGCCGACAACAACCAGCACAGCTTCGACGAAAACCTGCGCATCGGCAATTTCGTGTCGGGCGTGAAGGGGCTGATCGGACTGCTTCAACAGCCGTTCTGA
- a CDS encoding 3-oxoacyl-ACP reductase, whose amino-acid sequence MDFQGKAILVTGAGRGIGAAIARAFAAEGAMVAVNYLRNKAAAEAVAAECRALGGDGLPLRADVTDAAAVAGMVETAVAEFGGLDVVVNNAFAPYVFDPDRRRLFWETEWDDYQTQIDGALKSTHAVCRAVLPALRRRGGGSIVNMATDLVARPTVPYHDYTTAKAALIGFSRTLAAELGPFGIRVNCVAPGLVYPTDASRSTPEPVKDRITALTPLGRIATPEDVAGPVLFLASDWSRFMTGQTLTVDGGLVMGAT is encoded by the coding sequence ATGGATTTCCAGGGCAAGGCCATCCTCGTCACCGGCGCCGGGCGCGGCATCGGCGCCGCCATCGCCCGCGCCTTCGCCGCGGAAGGGGCCATGGTGGCGGTCAACTACCTGCGCAACAAGGCGGCGGCGGAAGCGGTGGCGGCGGAATGCCGGGCGCTGGGCGGCGACGGGCTGCCGCTGCGCGCCGACGTGACCGACGCGGCGGCGGTCGCCGGGATGGTGGAGACGGCGGTGGCGGAGTTCGGCGGGCTGGACGTCGTCGTCAACAACGCCTTCGCGCCCTATGTCTTCGATCCCGACCGGCGGCGGCTGTTCTGGGAAACGGAGTGGGACGACTACCAGACCCAGATCGACGGGGCGCTGAAAAGCACCCATGCCGTCTGCCGGGCGGTGCTGCCCGCGCTGCGGCGCCGGGGCGGGGGCAGCATCGTCAACATGGCGACCGACCTCGTGGCGCGGCCGACCGTGCCCTATCACGACTACACCACAGCCAAGGCGGCGCTGATCGGCTTCAGCCGCACCCTGGCGGCGGAGCTGGGGCCGTTCGGCATCCGCGTCAACTGCGTGGCGCCGGGGCTGGTCTATCCCACTGATGCCAGCCGGTCGACCCCGGAACCGGTCAAGGACCGCATCACCGCCCTGACGCCGCTCGGCCGCATCGCGACGCCGGAGGATGTCGCCGGGCCGGTGCTGTTCCTCGCCTCCGACTGGAGCCGCTTCATGACTGGACAGACGCTGACGGTGGATGGCGGGCTGGTGATGGGCGCTACCTGA
- a CDS encoding ABC transporter substrate-binding protein has product MSALVGALLLGGLSGALAQALDKVTVAGWSQPISEITNLLAEPDKGFFKAKGIALDYVPGTGGGSAIQTMLTGKADIAFTDPAALYLALDKGEKLVAIYNIYPQNVFNVVSPKASGITRPADLKGKRVGVYSLSSGTRQNLAVLLHQVGLSEKDVTIEVTGLLNFAPVIQGQVDATAATDTGLYVARLKGLPEVTVIEVRDSLNLPSDIFVVTEETYRNKKPLLARFLAAYRDSAAWMIANPEEAARIAVTRAINGSDEAVNLGIIKLRNASSVSETTEREGLGAFDPGVMQKGADTFHQLGLIARPLDMGAVVRTDLIPPKQ; this is encoded by the coding sequence ATGTCCGCCCTTGTCGGGGCGCTGCTGCTGGGCGGCCTGTCGGGCGCGCTTGCCCAGGCATTGGACAAGGTGACGGTGGCGGGCTGGAGCCAGCCGATCAGCGAGATTACCAATCTGCTGGCCGAACCCGACAAGGGCTTTTTCAAGGCCAAGGGCATCGCGCTGGACTATGTGCCCGGCACCGGCGGCGGGTCGGCGATCCAGACCATGCTGACCGGCAAGGCCGACATCGCCTTCACCGATCCCGCCGCCCTCTATCTGGCGCTGGACAAGGGCGAGAAGCTGGTCGCCATCTACAACATCTATCCGCAGAATGTCTTCAACGTGGTGTCGCCCAAGGCCAGCGGCATCACCAGGCCGGCCGACCTGAAGGGCAAGCGCGTCGGCGTGTACAGCCTGTCGAGCGGCACCCGGCAGAATCTGGCCGTGCTGCTGCATCAGGTCGGCTTGAGCGAGAAGGACGTGACCATCGAGGTGACCGGCCTGCTGAACTTCGCCCCGGTGATCCAGGGGCAGGTGGACGCCACGGCGGCGACCGACACCGGCCTCTACGTCGCGCGGCTGAAGGGGCTGCCCGAGGTGACTGTGATCGAGGTGCGCGACAGCCTGAACCTGCCGAGCGACATCTTCGTGGTGACGGAGGAGACCTACCGCAACAAGAAGCCGCTGCTCGCCCGCTTCCTCGCCGCCTATCGCGACAGCGCCGCCTGGATGATCGCCAACCCGGAGGAGGCGGCCCGCATCGCCGTCACCCGCGCCATCAACGGGTCGGACGAGGCGGTCAACCTGGGCATCATCAAGCTGCGCAACGCCTCCAGCGTCTCGGAGACGACGGAGCGCGAGGGGCTGGGCGCCTTCGATCCCGGCGTGATGCAGAAGGGCGCCGACACCTTCCACCAGCTGGGGCTGATCGCCCGCCCGCTCGACATGGGCGCGGTGGTGCGCACCGACCTGATCCCACCCAAGCAGTAA
- a CDS encoding ABC transporter permease, with protein sequence MMARIAAILLPLLLLAGWEGYCRWSGIPALVLPPPSAVGAALWSGLASGRLLPHLAVTAAEMALGLGIGCLVGFAAGVALAEVAGLRRLLYPYVIASQVVPKLALAPLFILWFGFGMTSTVAITALICFFPLLENTLTGLDRVDPAKRELFRMLRAGRWRTLTRLKIPSGLPVILAGLRVAVVLALVGAVVGEFIGGRQGLGASIIAAQGMMDTPLMFALFAVITALGMLVYQATLLFERWLLSRQAKG encoded by the coding sequence ATGATGGCCCGCATCGCCGCGATCCTGCTGCCGCTGCTGCTTCTGGCGGGGTGGGAGGGCTATTGCCGCTGGTCGGGGATTCCGGCGCTGGTGCTGCCGCCGCCCTCCGCCGTGGGCGCGGCGCTGTGGAGCGGTCTGGCGAGCGGACGGCTGCTGCCGCATCTGGCGGTGACGGCGGCGGAGATGGCGCTGGGGCTCGGCATCGGCTGCCTCGTCGGGTTCGCCGCCGGGGTGGCGCTGGCGGAGGTCGCGGGGCTGCGCCGCCTGCTCTATCCCTATGTCATCGCCAGCCAGGTGGTGCCGAAACTGGCGCTGGCGCCGCTGTTCATCCTGTGGTTCGGCTTCGGCATGACCTCCACCGTCGCCATCACGGCGCTGATCTGCTTCTTCCCGCTGCTGGAGAACACGCTGACGGGCCTCGACCGTGTCGATCCGGCCAAGCGGGAGCTGTTCCGCATGCTGCGCGCCGGGCGCTGGCGCACCCTGACGCGGCTGAAGATTCCGTCCGGCCTGCCGGTGATCCTCGCCGGGCTGCGGGTGGCGGTGGTGCTGGCGCTGGTCGGCGCCGTGGTGGGGGAGTTCATCGGCGGGCGCCAGGGGCTGGGCGCCTCGATCATCGCCGCGCAGGGGATGATGGACACGCCGCTGATGTTCGCCCTGTTCGCGGTCATCACCGCGCTGGGCATGCTGGTGTATCAGGCCACGCTGCTGTTCGAGCGGTGGCTGCTGTCTCGACAGGCGAAAGGATAA
- a CDS encoding ABC transporter ATP-binding protein has translation MPTEPPAFLSFEGVRFDYGAAAIVDGVDWAVGRGAVHCLLGRSGCGKTTLLKLAAGLLAPAAGRVRLDGAAVRGPGDAVGFVFQAPTLLEWLTVLDNVLLPVTLHRRATAEDRARALDLLERIGLAGLSGRGPRALSGGQQSRVALARALIADPALLLLDEPFAALDALTREELQEDLLRLCAQRGTTALFVTHDIAEAVYLGDRVAVMADGRLRHSVSIDLPRPRPRDLRYDPRFNALCRELRHAMDGAAGVLRAEAAE, from the coding sequence ATGCCGACTGAACCGCCGGCCTTCCTGAGTTTCGAGGGCGTGCGCTTCGATTACGGCGCCGCCGCCATCGTCGACGGCGTCGACTGGGCGGTCGGCCGGGGTGCCGTTCATTGCCTGCTGGGGCGCAGCGGCTGCGGCAAGACCACGCTGCTGAAGCTGGCCGCCGGGCTGCTCGCCCCCGCCGCCGGACGGGTGCGGCTGGACGGCGCGGCGGTGCGCGGGCCGGGCGATGCGGTGGGCTTCGTCTTCCAGGCGCCGACGCTGCTGGAATGGCTGACGGTGCTCGACAATGTGCTGCTGCCGGTGACGCTGCACCGCCGCGCCACCGCCGAGGACCGCGCCCGCGCGCTGGATCTGCTGGAGCGGATCGGGCTGGCGGGGCTGTCGGGGCGGGGACCGCGGGCGCTGTCGGGCGGCCAGCAGAGCCGGGTGGCGCTGGCCCGCGCGCTGATCGCCGATCCGGCGCTGCTTCTGCTCGACGAGCCCTTCGCCGCTCTGGATGCCCTCACGCGCGAGGAGTTGCAGGAGGATCTGCTGCGGCTGTGCGCGCAGCGCGGCACCACCGCGCTGTTCGTCACCCACGACATCGCCGAGGCGGTCTATCTGGGCGACCGCGTGGCGGTGATGGCGGACGGGCGGCTGCGCCACAGCGTCTCCATCGACCTGCCGCGCCCGCGCCCGCGCGATCTGCGCTATGACCCGCGGTTCAACGCGCTGTGCCGCGAACTGCGCCACGCCATGGACGGCGCGGCCGGCGTCCTGCGGGCGGAGGCGGCGGAATGA
- a CDS encoding acyl-CoA reductase: protein MAFGDEPEPAGHLPGLPPDAVERRVLTFGSGDAALRVAVPVLDAGQVERVAATVRAAARGYLKTLPTAHVVAVIDAAVQRLLDREDPWRRRAERLLPAVTGYDPEMVRLGLTGYLKTFRAHELRRFLAEDFANPLVLDEFQPAPKGGFTRAFGPDLLLHVWAGNVPGLPLWSLISGLLVKSGTVGKLPSAEPLFAGWFAQLLAEIDPRLGECLAVVWWKGGDAAAERAWLARADTVVAYGGNAALAAIRDRVPVTTRFLPYGHKISFALVSRAALDPRRAAETARLAAHDIARYDQQGCYSPQTLFVERGGRLSPQDFAAMLAHELAAQARKHPRRALSMAEAGEVAGWRDGQALRGLDGSGHLLLSDPAGGWCVSCTDAPDGLVPTALNRTIAVVAVDDLAEVAGRVAPHRAVLQTAGIAAPPEELFRLAGPLGAAGVTRLCALGAMTAPEAGWHHDGRFNLLDLVTVTEIERSAEALAEGLARYAD, encoded by the coding sequence TTGGCCTTCGGCGACGAACCGGAACCGGCCGGCCATCTGCCCGGCCTGCCGCCGGACGCGGTGGAGCGGCGCGTGCTGACCTTCGGGTCGGGCGATGCGGCGCTGCGCGTGGCGGTGCCGGTGCTGGATGCCGGGCAGGTGGAGCGGGTCGCCGCGACGGTCCGGGCGGCGGCGCGCGGCTATCTGAAGACGCTGCCGACGGCGCACGTCGTCGCGGTGATCGACGCGGCGGTGCAACGGCTGCTCGACCGCGAGGATCCCTGGCGCCGCCGGGCGGAGCGGCTGTTGCCCGCCGTCACCGGCTATGATCCCGAGATGGTCAGGCTGGGGCTGACCGGCTATCTGAAGACCTTCCGCGCGCATGAGCTGCGCCGCTTCCTGGCGGAGGATTTCGCCAACCCGCTGGTGCTGGACGAGTTCCAGCCGGCGCCCAAGGGCGGCTTCACCCGCGCCTTCGGCCCCGACCTGCTGCTGCATGTCTGGGCGGGCAATGTGCCGGGGCTGCCGCTGTGGAGCCTGATCTCGGGCCTGCTGGTGAAATCCGGCACGGTCGGCAAGCTGCCCAGCGCCGAGCCGCTGTTCGCGGGCTGGTTCGCGCAGTTGCTGGCGGAGATCGACCCACGGCTGGGCGAGTGTCTGGCCGTGGTGTGGTGGAAGGGCGGCGACGCGGCGGCGGAGCGGGCTTGGCTGGCCCGGGCCGACACGGTGGTCGCCTATGGCGGCAACGCGGCGCTGGCGGCGATCCGCGACCGGGTGCCGGTGACCACCCGCTTCCTGCCCTACGGCCACAAGATCAGCTTCGCGCTGGTGTCGCGCGCCGCCCTGGACCCGCGGCGGGCGGCGGAGACGGCGCGGCTGGCCGCCCATGACATCGCCCGCTACGACCAGCAGGGCTGCTATTCGCCGCAGACCCTGTTCGTCGAGCGCGGCGGCCGGCTGTCGCCGCAGGATTTCGCCGCCATGCTCGCCCATGAACTGGCGGCGCAGGCGCGCAAGCACCCGCGCCGCGCCCTGTCGATGGCGGAGGCCGGGGAGGTCGCCGGCTGGCGCGACGGGCAGGCGTTGCGCGGCCTCGACGGATCCGGCCATCTGCTGCTGTCGGACCCGGCGGGCGGCTGGTGCGTGTCCTGCACCGACGCGCCGGACGGTCTGGTGCCGACCGCGCTGAACCGGACGATCGCCGTGGTCGCGGTGGACGATCTGGCCGAGGTGGCGGGCCGCGTCGCCCCGCACCGCGCCGTGCTGCAGACCGCGGGCATCGCCGCGCCGCCGGAGGAGCTGTTCCGGCTGGCCGGGCCGCTGGGGGCGGCGGGAGTGACGCGGCTCTGCGCGCTCGGCGCCATGACCGCGCCGGAGGCGGGCTGGCACCATGACGGCCGGTTCAACCTGCTGGATCTGGTGACGGTGACGGAGATCGAACGGTCGGCGGAAGCGCTGGCGGAGGGATTGGCCCGCTATGCCGACTGA
- a CDS encoding long-chain fatty acid--CoA ligase, translating into MIYDRVLAFMEADIGTGAAADEAFNALALAVFAHQFEHNQPYRRFAMQRGRTPRGVRSWRDIPAVPINAFKDLTLSCRPAEESVRIFMTSGTTKGGIRGQIHHATLTVYDRSMLLNFRRRFMPGEGRMAMGILFPTETAMPNSSLAHYLELARAECGTPDSRHWIGEAGIDTAGLYDRLDAAERSGQPFALLGASYGFVHLMDAMARDGRRFSLPEGSRILDTGGFKGQSRELEPDEFYGRLAEFFGVPRRLCINMYGMTELSTQFYDDGNAVCPSLKSGPHWIRSRVVDPLSGRDVPPGSMGVLVHHDLAHVNSVAAILTEDAGILEEGGFRLLGRVAGAQAKGCSLAVEDFLAAARG; encoded by the coding sequence ATGATCTACGACAGGGTTCTGGCCTTCATGGAGGCCGACATCGGAACCGGGGCGGCGGCCGACGAGGCCTTCAATGCCCTGGCGCTGGCGGTCTTCGCCCATCAGTTCGAGCACAACCAGCCCTATCGCCGCTTCGCCATGCAGCGCGGCCGGACGCCGCGCGGGGTCAGGAGCTGGCGCGACATCCCGGCGGTGCCGATCAACGCCTTCAAGGATCTGACGCTCAGCTGCCGCCCGGCGGAGGAGTCCGTCCGCATCTTCATGACCAGCGGCACCACCAAGGGCGGCATCCGCGGGCAGATCCACCACGCGACTTTGACGGTCTACGATCGCTCCATGCTGCTCAACTTCCGCCGCCGCTTCATGCCGGGAGAGGGGCGGATGGCGATGGGCATCCTGTTTCCGACCGAGACGGCGATGCCGAACTCCTCGCTCGCCCATTACCTGGAGCTGGCGCGGGCGGAATGCGGCACGCCGGACAGCCGCCATTGGATCGGCGAGGCGGGCATCGACACCGCCGGGCTCTATGACCGGCTGGACGCCGCAGAACGGTCGGGGCAGCCCTTCGCCCTGCTGGGCGCCAGCTATGGCTTCGTGCATCTGATGGACGCCATGGCGCGCGACGGCCGCCGCTTCTCCCTGCCGGAAGGGAGCCGCATCCTCGACACCGGCGGTTTCAAGGGCCAGTCGCGGGAACTGGAGCCTGACGAGTTCTACGGCCGGCTGGCCGAGTTCTTCGGCGTGCCGCGCCGGCTCTGCATCAACATGTACGGCATGACGGAGCTGAGCACCCAGTTCTACGACGACGGCAACGCTGTCTGCCCGTCGCTGAAATCCGGGCCGCACTGGATCCGCAGCCGCGTCGTCGATCCGTTGTCCGGCCGGGACGTGCCGCCCGGCAGCATGGGCGTGCTGGTCCACCATGATCTGGCCCATGTCAACTCCGTCGCCGCCATCCTGACCGAGGATGCCGGCATCCTGGAGGAGGGCGGATTCCGCCTGCTCGGCCGCGTCGCCGGGGCGCAGGCCAAGGGCTGCTCGCTGGCGGTGGAGGATTTCCTCGCCGCCGCGCGCGGTTGA